One genomic window of Arcobacter lacus includes the following:
- the motA gene encoding flagellar motor stator protein MotA produces MDLSVLIGMIGAVASISIGDLMEGGNPLHVLHFSSFLIVIPTAMLSAVTATESHAISAAFKEFKMIFKKLPINFEARIDELVEYAITVKKQGVLALEKDVQVIEHEFLKEALSMVIDGSKEEQIEESLEPVIEETEHYYHSASHYWLLAGETCPTMGLVGAVLGLILALQKLDNPAEMAAGIAGAFTATVTGIAGSYMFLGPWGLKMKAKGHVIVKEQQLILAAAKGMARGDAPGELKLKLTKMVTAMPLKV; encoded by the coding sequence ATGGATTTATCAGTACTTATAGGTATGATTGGTGCGGTTGCTTCTATTTCAATTGGTGACTTAATGGAGGGAGGAAATCCTCTTCACGTTCTTCATTTTTCATCTTTTCTTATTGTTATTCCAACAGCTATGTTATCTGCTGTAACAGCGACTGAGTCACATGCAATATCTGCAGCTTTTAAAGAATTTAAGATGATATTTAAAAAGTTGCCTATAAATTTTGAAGCTAGAATTGATGAATTAGTCGAATATGCAATTACTGTTAAGAAACAAGGTGTTCTTGCTTTAGAAAAAGATGTTCAAGTAATAGAACATGAATTTTTAAAAGAAGCTTTGAGTATGGTTATTGATGGTTCAAAAGAAGAACAAATTGAAGAATCTTTAGAACCAGTTATAGAAGAAACAGAGCACTATTATCACAGTGCATCTCATTACTGGTTGCTTGCTGGAGAAACATGTCCTACAATGGGACTTGTTGGAGCCGTTTTAGGACTTATTTTAGCTTTACAAAAATTAGATAATCCAGCAGAAATGGCAGCAGGAATTGCAGGAGCATTTACAGCAACTGTTACGGGGATTGCTGGTTCATATATGTTTTTAGGTCCTTGGGGATTAAAAATGAAAGCAAAAGGTCACGTTATAGTAAAAGAACAACAATTAATTTTGGCTGCAGCAAAAGGTATGGCTAGAGGTGATGCACCAGGTGAATTGAAACTAAAATTAACAAAAATGGTAACAGCAATGCCATTAAAAGTTTAA
- the yajC gene encoding preprotein translocase subunit YajC has translation MNDLVSSLLPLVALFAIFYFLIIRPQQKQAKAHRDMVANLKKGDKIVTNGGLMVEVVKVEETYFLVKNNDGSEMKLIKEFVAKLLED, from the coding sequence ATGAATGATTTAGTAAGTTCATTGTTACCTCTTGTTGCATTGTTTGCTATTTTTTATTTTTTAATAATTAGACCACAACAAAAACAAGCGAAAGCTCATAGAGATATGGTTGCTAATTTAAAAAAAGGTGATAAGATTGTAACAAATGGTGGCTTAATGGTAGAAGTTGTTAAAGTAGAAGAGACATATTTTCTAGTAAAAAATAACGATGGAAGTGAGATGAAGCTAATAAAAGAGTTTGTAGCAAAACTTTTAGAAGACTAA
- the secF gene encoding protein translocase subunit SecF codes for MEIFNQKKIYDFMGKKWPFLIFSTILMIISLVLVFTRGFNFGIDFVGGTIVQVKYDQTAPIEKIREVLKDTKYASAVVTEFGSAEELTIRITGTSSDLSHDISDEMNKILVPTGNFEIRKIDMVGSKVGAELREKGVTSLILALAAILIYIGWRFEWRFAIASILGLIHDIIITLGLLSLFKVDINLDMIAALLTLIGYTINDTIIVNDRIREQVQITKEKDLDKIINESVSRTLSRTILTSLSTLFVVTTMLIFGGEIIYAFSFTLFVGIIIGTYSSIYFVSSFLKFFGFSVDDYRNKEAEKIKRKKDKEKLRSMYEQGTI; via the coding sequence ATGGAAATTTTTAATCAGAAAAAAATCTATGATTTTATGGGTAAAAAGTGGCCTTTCTTGATTTTCTCAACTATTTTGATGATTATTTCATTAGTATTAGTTTTTACAAGAGGTTTTAACTTTGGTATTGATTTTGTTGGTGGAACAATTGTTCAAGTAAAATATGATCAAACTGCACCTATTGAAAAAATAAGAGAAGTTTTAAAAGATACAAAATATGCAAGTGCAGTTGTAACAGAGTTTGGTTCAGCTGAAGAATTAACAATCAGAATTACGGGTACTAGTTCGGATTTAAGTCATGATATTAGTGATGAAATGAATAAAATTCTAGTTCCAACAGGAAATTTCGAGATTAGAAAAATTGATATGGTTGGTTCAAAAGTAGGTGCTGAACTTAGAGAAAAAGGTGTTACATCTTTAATTTTAGCTTTAGCAGCAATATTGATATATATTGGTTGGAGATTTGAGTGGAGATTTGCTATTGCATCTATTTTAGGTCTTATTCATGATATCATCATTACTTTAGGACTTTTAAGTTTATTTAAAGTAGATATTAACTTAGATATGATTGCTGCCCTTTTAACTCTAATTGGATACACGATAAATGATACAATTATTGTTAATGATAGAATTAGAGAACAAGTTCAAATAACAAAAGAAAAAGATTTAGATAAAATTATTAATGAATCAGTTAGTAGAACTTTATCAAGAACTATTTTAACGTCACTTTCAACTTTATTTGTTGTAACAACGATGCTTATTTTTGGTGGTGAAATTATTTATGCATTTTCATTTACTTTATTTGTGGGAATTATAATTGGAACATATTCATCTATTTATTTCGTTTCAAGTTTCCTAAAATTCTTTGGTTTCTCTGTTGATGATTATAGAAATAAAGAAGCAGAAAAAATAAAAAGAAAAAAAGATAAAGAAAAACTTCGTTCAATGTATGAACAAGGAACAATTTAA
- the leuS gene encoding leucine--tRNA ligase, producing MEYISKDIEKKWQNFWSENQSFEPSSSKTKEKKYILSMFPYPSGRIHMGHVRNYCIGDAFARHFRKSDFNVLHPIGWDSFGMPAENAAIKHKLHPKKWTYENIDYMRDELKSLGLSFSKNREFATSDELYTKWEQEFIIKMYEAGIIYRKSATVNWCPHDQTVLANEQLEEGCCWRCGTEVVQKEMPGYYIGITKYAQELLDDLEKLKEDWPSQVLTMQENWIGRSEGLEFKFDLSKESKAKLERAFTKYFVFTTRPDTIYGVSYSALAPEHPIVKYIVEKNLLPEKKIKAIKAMQKIPERDRATQEKEGIDLEIEVMHPLTGKTIPVWVANFVLSSYGGGAVMAVPAHDQRDFEFAKKYDLPIKQVIVGPDGIIENQTEAYTAEGRLIESENFTGVTNTEAKKAIIYHFEQNSFGIKKVNYKLRDWGVSRQRYWGAPIPFIHCEKCGLVPEKIENLPVALPEDVEITGEGNPLDTHPTWKHCTCPKCGEKATRETDTLDTFVQSSWYFLRYATDNKKWNEVGISKEDSDYWMDVDQYIGGIEHAILHLLYARFFTKVLRDLGYTNSSEPFKKLLTQGMVLKDGAKMSKSKGNVVDPDLIIDKYGADTARLFILFAAPPTKELEWNDSAVEGAFRFIKKFFERAENVNQNGLDNFKSIDHSALSKEEKEARKKVYEALLKSNEVFTKTYTFNTLIASCMEALNALQTQKNDSIWAEGYYILTNILEPIIPHACWELSKKLFDLKNFDGKIELKEEVFALESIVLAVTVNGKKRCEIEVAPDTSKDEILVKAKIASAKWLENSEILKEIVVPNKLVNFVIKG from the coding sequence ATGGAATATATTTCAAAAGATATTGAAAAAAAATGGCAAAATTTTTGGAGTGAGAATCAATCTTTTGAGCCAAGCAGTAGTAAAACAAAAGAGAAAAAATATATTTTAAGTATGTTTCCATATCCAAGTGGTAGAATCCATATGGGACATGTTAGAAACTATTGTATTGGTGATGCTTTTGCAAGACATTTTAGAAAATCAGATTTTAATGTTTTACACCCAATTGGTTGGGATAGTTTTGGAATGCCAGCAGAAAATGCAGCAATAAAACATAAACTTCATCCTAAAAAATGGACTTATGAAAATATTGATTATATGAGAGATGAATTAAAATCTTTAGGTTTATCTTTTTCAAAAAATAGAGAGTTTGCAACTAGTGATGAGCTTTATACAAAATGGGAACAAGAATTTATTATTAAAATGTATGAAGCAGGAATCATTTATAGAAAATCTGCAACTGTAAATTGGTGTCCTCATGATCAAACAGTTTTAGCAAATGAACAACTTGAAGAAGGATGTTGTTGGAGATGTGGAACTGAAGTTGTACAAAAAGAGATGCCAGGATATTATATTGGTATTACAAAATATGCACAAGAGTTACTTGATGATTTAGAAAAATTAAAAGAAGATTGGCCTTCTCAAGTTTTAACAATGCAAGAAAATTGGATTGGAAGAAGTGAAGGTTTAGAGTTTAAATTTGATTTATCAAAAGAATCAAAAGCAAAATTAGAAAGAGCTTTTACAAAATATTTTGTATTTACAACAAGACCTGATACAATTTATGGAGTTTCTTATTCTGCACTTGCTCCTGAACATCCAATAGTTAAATATATAGTTGAAAAAAATCTTTTACCTGAGAAAAAAATAAAAGCTATAAAAGCTATGCAAAAAATTCCAGAAAGAGATAGAGCAACTCAAGAAAAAGAAGGAATTGATTTAGAAATTGAAGTAATGCATCCATTAACAGGAAAAACTATTCCTGTTTGGGTTGCAAACTTTGTATTAAGTTCTTATGGTGGAGGTGCTGTTATGGCAGTTCCAGCACATGATCAAAGAGATTTTGAATTTGCAAAAAAATATGATTTACCAATAAAACAAGTTATTGTTGGACCAGATGGAATTATTGAAAATCAAACAGAAGCTTATACAGCAGAAGGAAGATTAATAGAGAGTGAAAATTTTACTGGAGTTACAAATACTGAAGCTAAAAAAGCAATAATTTATCATTTTGAACAAAATTCTTTTGGGATTAAAAAAGTAAATTATAAGTTAAGAGATTGGGGTGTTTCAAGACAAAGATATTGGGGAGCACCAATTCCATTTATTCATTGTGAAAAATGTGGTTTAGTTCCTGAAAAAATTGAAAATCTTCCAGTTGCATTACCTGAAGATGTTGAAATTACAGGAGAAGGAAATCCTTTAGATACTCATCCAACTTGGAAACATTGTACTTGTCCAAAATGTGGAGAAAAAGCTACTAGAGAAACTGATACTTTAGATACTTTTGTTCAATCATCTTGGTATTTTTTAAGATATGCAACTGATAATAAAAAATGGAATGAAGTTGGAATATCAAAAGAAGATAGTGATTATTGGATGGATGTTGATCAATATATTGGTGGAATTGAACATGCGATTTTACACCTTTTATATGCAAGATTTTTTACAAAAGTTTTAAGAGATTTAGGATATACAAATTCAAGTGAACCATTTAAAAAACTTCTTACTCAAGGAATGGTTTTAAAAGATGGTGCAAAAATGTCAAAATCAAAAGGAAATGTAGTTGATCCTGATTTGATTATTGACAAATATGGTGCAGATACTGCAAGATTATTTATTCTTTTTGCTGCTCCTCCAACAAAAGAGTTAGAGTGGAATGATAGTGCTGTTGAAGGTGCTTTTAGATTTATAAAAAAATTCTTTGAAAGAGCAGAAAATGTAAATCAAAATGGATTAGATAATTTTAAATCAATAGACCATTCAGCTTTAAGTAAAGAAGAAAAAGAAGCAAGAAAAAAAGTATATGAGGCATTATTAAAATCAAATGAAGTATTTACAAAAACTTATACTTTTAATACTTTAATAGCTTCTTGTATGGAAGCTTTAAATGCGCTTCAAACTCAAAAAAATGATAGTATTTGGGCAGAAGGTTATTATATTTTAACAAATATTTTAGAACCAATTATTCCTCATGCTTGTTGGGAATTATCAAAAAAACTGTTTGATTTGAAAAATTTTGATGGAAAAATTGAACTAAAAGAAGAAGTTTTTGCACTTGAATCAATAGTTTTAGCAGTAACAGTAAATGGTAAAAAAAGATGTGAGATTGAAGTTGCTCCAGATACTTCAAAAGATGAAATTTTAGTAA
- a CDS encoding DUF6394 family protein, translated as MDWGKVIYIFFSLMSLTTTAGFLYEPNAIALFIAASVNVISTILKLGVKNLLAAELLASSLVADLHLIPSFFVLTFTNNLPLAISLAIGAIVANIFSIALALIESAKSQDKEDF; from the coding sequence ATGGACTGGGGTAAGGTAATATATATTTTCTTTTCACTAATGTCTTTGACTACGACAGCAGGTTTTTTATATGAGCCAAATGCAATAGCTTTATTTATTGCGGCAAGTGTAAATGTGATTTCAACAATATTAAAACTAGGTGTTAAAAATTTACTTGCAGCTGAGTTATTAGCTAGTTCTTTAGTTGCAGATTTACACTTAATTCCATCATTCTTTGTACTTACTTTTACAAACAATTTACCTTTGGCTATATCATTAGCAATTGGAGCTATAGTAGCAAATATTTTTTCAATAGCTCTTGCTTTAATTGAAAGTGCAAAAAGTCAAGATAAGGAAGATTTTTAA
- the motB gene encoding flagellar motor protein MotB, producing MAKKKCKCECPAGEKWAVPYADFLSLLLALFIALYALASVNVEKQRALKEEFMKIYNFAASDTIKEQEETEKSMTTDPTNEPDEGRKPIVPPLSKQNELENKNAKGGNLLELSDGTFMSVPAHLVFESGKAELTGNDSADFLKKLAQLISAMPSDTEINVKGYADDSEVNKSRYRDALDLSTARANNVIRELLKYNIPSNRLYSSGYGSNKSGNLKDKKVVVFELQTMQKVEEGNVDLETIFNNMKDNGQQ from the coding sequence ATGGCAAAAAAGAAATGTAAATGTGAATGTCCAGCAGGTGAAAAATGGGCAGTTCCTTATGCAGACTTTCTTAGTTTATTACTAGCTTTATTTATTGCACTTTATGCACTTGCTTCAGTAAATGTTGAGAAACAAAGAGCACTAAAAGAAGAATTTATGAAAATATATAATTTTGCAGCTTCTGATACTATAAAAGAACAAGAAGAAACAGAAAAATCAATGACAACTGATCCTACAAATGAACCTGATGAAGGAAGAAAACCTATTGTTCCACCTCTTTCTAAACAAAATGAATTAGAAAATAAAAATGCAAAGGGAGGAAATTTATTAGAGTTATCTGATGGAACTTTTATGAGTGTTCCTGCTCACTTAGTATTTGAATCAGGAAAAGCGGAATTAACAGGTAATGATTCAGCAGATTTTCTAAAAAAATTAGCACAACTTATTTCTGCAATGCCAAGTGACACAGAAATAAATGTAAAAGGTTATGCTGATGATAGTGAAGTTAATAAATCTCGATATAGAGATGCTTTAGATTTATCAACTGCACGTGCAAACAATGTTATTAGAGAACTTTTAAAATATAATATTCCTAGCAATAGATTATATTCAAGTGGCTATGGCTCAAATAAATCTGGAAATTTAAAAGATAAAAAAGTTGTTGTATTTGAATTACAAACAATGCAAAAAGTAGAAGAAGGTAATGTAGATTTAGAAACAATATTTAACAACATGAAAGATAATGGGCAACAGTAA
- the secD gene encoding protein translocase subunit SecD, which translates to MKIFNYKLVIFLISIIFGIALSIPSLFQTEHGKKISLGLDLQGGLHLLLGVNTHEAVTSKIKSVATSIKYFSDDEELLIDGLTISNDIITFSVLDKDEIPKMDTMLKEINGLDISINDLEYHIKLTKEDEIKTKDFAVSQAVETIRNRLDQFGLSEPTVLRQGETDIVVQLPGIKTAEEEKSARELISKPANLELMAVDEDRASQVHSMTSSQAAAYGDLILEDTNNPNVKYLVKEIPILNGSQIVDAHVSFSQQNQPVIGFTLNSAGARIFGDFTAKNVGKRLAIVLDGKVYSAPNINERIGGGTGQISGGFTVAEAGNVAIALKSGALPASVTLLEKRSVGPSLGADSIKASMLALVSGTVLIFLFMIAYYRRAGLIANVALVANIFIIIGVIALFGATLTLPGMAGIILTIGMAIDANVIINERIREVLRTGATIPKAIEDGYSNAMRAIVDANITTLLVAMVLYAYGTGPIKGFAVTIAIGILTSMLTSILGTQGIYQAILPKIVKDKDHKKWFGVK; encoded by the coding sequence TTGAAAATTTTTAATTATAAACTCGTAATTTTTCTTATTAGTATTATTTTTGGTATTGCATTGTCAATTCCATCTTTATTTCAAACAGAACACGGTAAAAAAATATCTTTAGGATTAGACCTTCAAGGTGGTTTACATTTACTTTTAGGTGTAAATACTCACGAAGCGGTAACTTCAAAAATAAAATCAGTAGCAACATCAATAAAATATTTTTCAGATGATGAAGAACTTTTAATTGATGGATTAACTATTTCAAATGATATTATCACTTTTTCTGTTTTAGATAAAGATGAAATACCTAAAATGGATACTATGTTAAAAGAAATAAATGGATTGGATATTTCAATAAATGATTTAGAATATCACATAAAACTAACTAAAGAAGATGAAATCAAGACAAAAGATTTTGCTGTTTCTCAAGCTGTTGAAACTATTAGAAATAGACTTGACCAATTTGGTTTGTCTGAACCAACAGTTTTGAGACAAGGTGAAACAGATATTGTTGTTCAACTTCCAGGAATAAAAACAGCAGAAGAAGAAAAATCTGCACGTGAACTTATTTCTAAACCTGCAAATTTGGAATTAATGGCAGTTGATGAAGATAGAGCAAGTCAAGTACATAGTATGACATCTTCTCAAGCAGCAGCTTATGGTGATTTGATTTTAGAAGATACTAATAATCCAAATGTTAAATATCTTGTAAAAGAGATACCTATTTTAAATGGTAGTCAAATTGTTGATGCACATGTTTCATTTAGTCAACAAAATCAACCTGTGATTGGATTTACACTAAATTCAGCTGGTGCAAGAATTTTTGGAGATTTTACTGCAAAAAATGTAGGTAAAAGATTGGCTATTGTACTTGATGGAAAAGTTTATTCTGCTCCAAATATCAATGAAAGAATTGGTGGAGGAACAGGGCAAATTTCTGGTGGATTTACAGTTGCTGAAGCTGGAAATGTTGCAATTGCTTTAAAAAGTGGAGCACTTCCTGCAAGTGTAACATTACTAGAAAAAAGAAGTGTTGGACCATCTTTAGGAGCTGATTCAATAAAAGCTTCTATGTTAGCATTAGTTTCTGGTACAGTTTTGATTTTTCTATTTATGATAGCTTATTATAGAAGAGCAGGGCTTATTGCAAATGTTGCTTTAGTTGCAAATATTTTCATTATTATTGGAGTAATTGCTCTATTTGGTGCGACTTTAACACTTCCTGGAATGGCTGGAATTATTCTTACAATTGGTATGGCAATTGATGCAAATGTTATTATTAATGAAAGAATTAGAGAAGTTTTAAGGACAGGTGCAACAATACCAAAAGCTATTGAAGATGGATATTCTAATGCAATGAGGGCGATTGTTGATGCAAATATTACAACTTTATTAGTTGCTATGGTTTTATATGCTTATGGAACAGGACCAATTAAAGGTTTTGCTGTAACTATTGCTATTGGTATTTTAACTTCAATGTTAACATCAATTTTAGGAACACAAGGTATTTATCAAGCAATATTACCAAAAATTGTAAAAGATAAAGACCATAAAAAATGGTTTGGAGTTAAATAA